TTGTTTTAATGACTTGAAGTGCGCATGCAGGAAGACATTGTTGCAAAGCTGATAGAATTTTTGGTGGCCCCTTATGCTACAACCACGGTGCTTCttgcagaaaaagagaaggTTTGTTTACCTTGCATCTGTTCTCCACTGGACTTCCATTTTTACAAAGCATTGTTTTTTTGCAATGGATCtcagacttttttattttttttttgggtatttgTTTCCTTTTATGCCTATTAGTCAAGTAAGGCCAGCAAAAAGCGGAAGAGAGTGGTTAGAGAAAGTTCATTGTCTGGAAATGCAGCTTCAAAGCGATCAGCCAAGGTGTTATTCTCGTACACTAGaatatgatttgagttaaagCAATATAGTTTAATCAGTAAATCACTCTTTATTGGGTGATTTATTGGTGTTTTGAACAGGTGGAATATATATTGAGATGTTCCTTCATTTGATTTAACATTTTCCgtcttttttcccctttttcccGCTACACTGCCTTGCCTGTGTAGTCAATCATGCGCTTGTACAAGTGAATAATAGGGTGTTCTCTATCCATCTCTTGATCTTGTTAGAGCATAAATGAGAAGTCCTCTTTTCCTTGGCTTTAGGCATGAGGCTTTCTAAGCTGGCGTGTTGCACTTAGTTAAATGGCTATTTCTGTGAATATAATCCCTCCAGACTaacttatcaaatatatatatatatatattatatgtaattcCTTCAGACTATGTTTCTGACGGGTATTGCTAATTTGATTATGTGGTTGTGGTCCATTAATATTCTTCATTTAGTAATACCTGTATATAGGGTTTTAGTGGGACAAGAAGGTGTCCACAGTCAGTGGTTCCACTTCTTCTTTATTGCTTCTATTATCATACGTGGTCCCTAACCTAATCCACATCTtgtatcattacaattttttaatctcttattACTGGAGTAAGCGAAGACTATGCTCATCACAAATATGCTTGGTCATTTATGGAGTTCTGACTCCTTGAGAAGAACTGAACTGTATATATCCAGCAAtctaaaaagaaacaaaaaaaatgcaaccttacataagaaatttcattttgtcACTTTTTCTCCAGAACCGGATAAAGGCTGAGGAGACATCAAAAATGGAGGAGAAAAAGAGTTCAATTGAAGCAAAAGATGAGtctgaagaggaaaaagaagaggatgaagaaaatgaagaggaagaaaatgaaaatggtgaTCAGGAAAAATCCAAGGATGAGGTTTCTGAGCATTCTGAAAATGAGGAGAAAACTGATTCTGAAGATGATGTGAGGAAACACAAACGAAGTTCTAAAACATCATCAAGAAAGGAGTCTGCTGGGAAagctaaatctaagaaaatcacGGTTCCTAATAAATCCAATACAGCTcccaaaaaaaaacccaataaatCGTCTTCCAAACGCTCCAAGGTTGATGATGACAATGGTTCAAATCCAAAGGTGTTCTCAAGGaagataaaaaatgataaagtagCAAAAGAAAAGGCTTCAACTCCAGCAAGATCGGCTTCCAGGGAAAAATCTGGTACAAATCATATTCCCCCCTTTCCTTTATTGTTATTACTTTTTTTCCGGGCTTGCTTGCATACCTTTCATGGTCTTTTTTATAGGAAGAACTTAAACATGGTGgttttaatcaaaatatataaagacaTGAAATTCCTACTCTACTTGCCTGAAATTTTGCTAACAGATTAGCTGTAAATGTTATCTGAACTCAAGTAAATGAAGGAATTATTGAGCTCTGAAAGTAAggttttttttgtatattgcaGGCAAAAGGGTTGCTAAACGGAAGGACAAGGTCAAAGAGGAGAAACTCAAGCCAAATGATGATGAGTTGAGAGATGCAACTTGCGAAATTCTTAAAGAAGTCGACTTTAATACGGTAAGCTGctaaactttattttatttataaaatatatacggTAACCTGATGATACCAATATTGTCCATGATAGTTGTAATGAAAATTTATATTGAACTTGAGGAAAATTGGTTATCATGCCAACCACTGTCCTCTTTAGGCTAAAAGAATGAAGCATTGGGATGCTCCTCAGAATGATATCTATATTGTCTATGAGGAAAATGTTACATGTTCTGCCTAAATGGCTAAGTGCCACATCAGCATAGTGGGATGAGAGTGGGATATTGGTGTTGTATATTGCATCTCTCTTGTCTATAATATTTGGCTGGACATGCCATTATGGTTGTTTGTTCTAGTGCCTGCCTCAAAGCTTATTGGAATTTCTTTGAGCTTccataaattatttttgaacTACTCATGAAATCTGTCGGCTAAGATTTTTAGATTCACATCTTATGGAGTTGAACTAATTTCGCATGACCATATACGAAATTAACGCACCTTCATACCTTAACCCATGCATGTATGGATATGTATTTCCTCATTTATCTTGCCTTGTACGTCCTTGCAAGCTGTCTCCAAAGTCGTTTCTCTTTCAACATTTCGATACACTTTTCTCTTGCATTACATGGATGCATGGATGGCTTTACAAAGTGGAAGcatgagaagaaaaataaataaagcaactGGCTTTTGATTGGTGAGGTAGTGGAGAAAATTGTATGTTTACAAGTTATAAGAGGTGGTAATGGGTTGTTTTGCAACATTGCCAGCTTTCTTTATTTCCTACATATTGGTAATTAAACTGAGAGGAGCTTTAAAGATATTTGTAGAGGCTTTGTGGAGCTTTGTGTCTTATTGTATTCTTTGAGTAATTGTTTTGTATCTTCCCTAAATAAATATTGCTTTATTTTGCAGGCCACTTTCACTGATATCCTGAAGCAACTTGGTATGCTAtcttcatatttatatttaccATTGTAGTTTTTGATTCCTTGAATTGTAGATATCAAATAGTACCACTCAATGGCCCCTGCTTTGAAGAACTTatcatttgaagatgcattggAAACTTAGCAATTAATGGGCTGAGATTGATCAAACTCTTCCTAGATTTGTATTACTTGATGGCTAACAGAACTCTTGACAATTTCACAGCTCAAAGGTTTGATACGGATCTCACCCCAAGAAAGTCATCTATAAAGCTCATGATCCAGGAAGAGCTTACTAAGCTAGCCGACGAGGcagatgatgacgaagatggaGAAGGCGATGCCGAGAAAGATGAAAACCAGTCTGCTAGCCAAGAGGTGGAAACCTGAACAATAGGATTGAACATGACTGCGTGGAAATAGTGTAGCTATTTATGTATTCCTTCATAATTTGTGTTGTGCGCAGATGTAGTACTAACTAACTCTATCGCT
This Carya illinoinensis cultivar Pawnee chromosome 11, C.illinoinensisPawnee_v1, whole genome shotgun sequence DNA region includes the following protein-coding sequences:
- the LOC122281177 gene encoding DNA ligase 1-like; its protein translation is MVEENMVTEKVVNGTSLLEKTVKAATEKKEEQNGIKEMEEDKKIDKSETAKMDEDTEPNEDKESKEETEKEESEEQKTEAMEEDASPSEKEATELKDGAKDEVEGEADVDKKKEDKDEEKAESKAAKGSKKRGKGKSEEKVKEKTKKVEEKKDPEPRTPATDRPVRERKSVERLVASIEKEAVKEFQIEKGRGTPLKDIPNVAFKLSRRKTDDSFKLLHTILFGRRGKAVQVKNNISRFSGFVWHENEEKQMIKVKEKFDKCNKEKLLEFCDVLDIPIAKATTRKEDIVAKLIEFLVAPYATTTVLLAEKEKSSKASKKRKRVVRESSLSGNAASKRSAKNRIKAEETSKMEEKKSSIEAKDESEEEKEEDEENEEEENENGDQEKSKDEVSEHSENEEKTDSEDDVRKHKRSSKTSSRKESAGKAKSKKITVPNKSNTAPKKKPNKSSSKRSKVDDDNGSNPKVFSRKIKNDKVAKEKASTPARSASREKSGKRVAKRKDKVKEEKLKPNDDELRDATCEILKEVDFNTATFTDILKQLAQRFDTDLTPRKSSIKLMIQEELTKLADEADDDEDGEGDAEKDENQSASQEVET